The Legionella jordanis genomic sequence TGATGTTCATCAGGTAAGAAAGGCGGCGTCTTGGATTGATTAAGAATTTCAAGTTCAGCTCCAAGGATTTCTATTCTTCCAGTAAGCATTTTTTCATTGATCATCCCTTCAGGTCGACTCCGGACAGTACCCTTCACAAGCACGACGTACTCGTGTTTCAGCTTTTCTGCGATGTTAAATACGGATTTAAATTCCGGTTCATAAACCACTTGCACCAAACCTGAACGATCACGAATATCTAGAAAAATAACCCCGCCATGATCTCTGCGATTGTGTACCCAACCACAGACAGTAACCGTTTGTCCAAGCATTGATTCATTAACACTGGTGCAATAATGTGATCTCATAAGGCCGCCTGTTTAGATGTATTTTTTAAATTGGAGTTAGCATGTTTTAAATTAGGTTGCATCACACCGAGAGAAATAATAAATTTTAATGCTTCATCCACCGTCATATCGACTTCAATCGCTTCTCGCTTCGCAACCATGAGTAAGAAACCTGATGTTGGGTTTGGAGTGGTGGGGATAAATAATGACACCATCTCTTCTCCTGTATGCTCTGAAATGACTGAGCCGTTTGGATTGCCGGTTAAAAAAGCAATACTCCACACGTCTTTTCTAGGATATTCAACTAACAGCACTTTACGAAAAGCTTGGCTATTACTAGCAAAAAGGGCATTAATTACCTGTTTGGACGCATTATATATGGAGCGCACCAAGGGAATTTTTGCGAGAATTTTTTCGCCCATCTTGACTAGGCGTTCACCAAAATAGTTGGTGGCGATGATGCCAGTCAATAAAATAATTGCCAAAGATAAAATAACGCCCAATCCTGGAATATGTACTCCAAACACGCGATCAGGATGATAGGAATCGGGAAGCAATGCTATGGTTTTATCCAGCATTTCGACAATAAAGTGCAGTACAATAAATGTAACAACGATAGGCAACCATACTACCAAACCTGCCAAAAGGTAGCGGCGCAGAGTTTTTGACTTCAATCTTTATCACCTTTCTTATCGGATTTGGCCGGTTGTGTTTCGGTGGATTTTGGTTCTGAGGTTGAGGACTCTTTGGTACCCGGTTTGGCCTCTTTTTTGTCCTTGTTTTTAAAATCAGTAACGTACCAACCAGTTCCCTTCAATTGAAATCCGGCTGCGGAAACTAAGCGAACAGCGGTATCTTGAAAGCATTGCGGACATTGTTTCGCAGGCGCGTCCCCTATTTTTTGCATCAAGTCGAAATGGTGATGGCAACTTTTACATTCATATTCATAAATTGGCATCAACTAATCTCCACAAATTATCCAGTTACGCTATTTTTTAGCTACTTTTTAAATAGTATTGAATTATAGCTAACATCAGCATTATGAACAACAACATGACCAAAGCTAATGGTGATAAATCATTGGGATTTCAAGAGCAACCCGGGAAAAAACCCTTAAAATGGCCTTTATGGTCAACTCGACCTAAAAACGGCATGGACATTTTCGTTTTTAAGGTTTCGATGCTTTCTTCCAAACTAGGCATCCCAGGATTTAAACAATTGGCAATCCATCCAGAGCATGGGATTGCTGCCTGTTTTAATGTCATTGCAGTCAACAATGCATGATTAATGCACCCCACCCGCATACCAACCACCACAATCGCCGGAATTCCGCTTAGGTTTAAAAAATCAAGCCAGCTGTCTTCGTCATTAAGGGGGACCATTAATCCTCCTGCCCCCTCAATCAAAAGACAGTCCAGTCCTTGGTAAGCTTGATTACAAAAATCGGCAATAGCTTTAACATTCAGTTCAACCCCTTCCTGCTTTGCAGCAAGATGAGGTGAAATTGGCGGGCGAAACATCCAGCCATTTATATTCAAGTTTCCATCGCCATTATGCTTTTGCAAATGGACGACATCCTCATTAATCAATTTTCCATTCGATTCATAGGCTCCACTCGCCACGGGCTTGATGGCTTTTGCTTTAATTGTTCTCTCGTTTAAATAATCAAGTATTTGGCAGGTTACATAAGTTTTACCGCAATCTGTATCAGTGCCGGTTATAAAAAAACGTTTCATTCAACACATACTCCAAATGTTCAAGAAATTCGAATTGATGCGATAAAAATGGCATATGGGCTGCCCTTGGAAATAAGACATAATTGAATTGGGGGTAATGGTTTTGCATGGCTTTCATGGTTTCTATGGGGGTAATGGCATCCAGTCTGCCAAACCAATAACTTGCCGGTTTTTTAAAGTTTAATAATTGTTCTCTTAAATCCCATTGTTCAAGGATTTCCAATCCTTTTTTTAAAGGTGCAATTGTTGGGTGAAAATCCAAAGCAGGAGAATGATTCAAATTGCGGAATTGTAAACTAATAAAATCATTGATTGTTTTATGGGGATCAATTGCCAGATTTTTAAAAAAATTTTGAAAAACAATCTTCTCGACTCCAGGCCAATCTCCTTCTTTAATGAATCGCGGGGATGATGCAATATTAACCAAATGGAGTATTTTCTCCTGAGCTTCCAAAGCTAATTTACTTGCAAACAGGCCTCCCATTGACCAACCAACGAGAACAAAACGCTCTGGAAGCCGATTAAGAAGCTCCTCTTTGAATTGATCCCAACCCATTAATGGGCTGAGGCCAAATCCTGGCAAATCCACTAAATAAAGTTGATATTTTGTTGCTAATGTATTCGCCAATGGCAGCCATACTTTATGATCAAAACCCCATCCATGAAAAAATACAAGGGCAGGCCCTGAGCCTATAATTTTAATGTTCAGTTGCATAAATATCGTGAAGTTGAGAAAACAAAAAATTTATATCTTTAGGTTCGTGATGATAATTTAAAATGATGCGAAGGCCTGTTTCTTTACGGGTGACTGTCGGTTCACGCATCGGTGAGCAAAAAATCCCTTTTTCCCTAAGTTTTGCTCCATATGTTAATGCTTTGTGTGGGCAGCCCAATTGCAGTTGTTGAATGGCTGTAGAGGAATGACGCCATTTCAGTGGTGAGTTCTTAATGGCTTGACGAAAGTGCTCAACCAGCTCATACAATTTTTTTCTTCGTTCATCGGCAGCGAGCACGATGTAAAATGTTTCAAGCAGGCCATAAGAAAGAGCCGGGCTAATGGCGGTTGAATAAATGTGTGAACGAGCTGCTTGCAGTAAAGCCTCAATCCAGGGCTTTCGGCCAACAACAATGGCGCTTTGACAAGCGAGGCTTTTACCAAAAGGAATAATTCTTAAAGCCACTTCTTGCTGGGTTAAACCATGATGTTCGACCGCCCCTAAGCCTTTGTGTCCTAAAACTCCAAATGCATGAGCCTCATCAACAATTAATTCCGCATTTGATTTTTTGCAAATCAAGTGCATTGCGGATAACTCCGCGACTTCGCCACTCATGCTAAAAATTCCTTCAGTGACGACTGTGCCAGGGCTGTTTATAAGGTTTAATTGTTCATCCAAGCTTGCGAGATTATTGTGCAAAAATCGTTTAAATTCCGCTTTATGCAATTTTATACCGTCGTAAATAGAAGCATGAATGCCTTTATCGATACAAAGCTTGATTTTAAGTCGCGCCAGCAGTGAAACTACGGCTAAATTAGCAGCATATCCAGAAGTAAACAAAATTGCATCGTCTGCATTTAGCTCTTGTGCAAAATTATGTTCAAGTTCTTTGTGCATGGGGTGATTGCCACAGACCACCATTGAGCCTCCGCTCCCCGCGGAATATTTCTTAAACCCTCGTTGAAACGCTTGTTTAACGAGAGGTTCATTGCTCAATGAAAGATAATCGTTGGAGCTAAAGTTCAACAAAGTATCATGACTTCTAATAAATCGAGCCCGATACAAACCTCTGTCCTTTAGCTCCTGGCAAAACTGATGTAGCAACGTATCCATCATAGACTTTCAAAAGCTTTAATTCCTAACTTACTTAACAACAAATTATCTTTATCTTGTTTGGGATTGGCTTCAGTTAGTAATTTATTACCGATAAAAATGGAGTTTGCTCCAGCGAAATAACATAATGCTTGCAGCTCATCGCTCATTTCTGTCCGACCAGCAGTAAGCCGAATTACGCTCTTTGGCATAAGAATACGCGCAGTTGCAATCGTTCTTACCAACTCAATTCCCTCCACTTGCGGGGATTTAGCCAAAGGAGTTCCTTCAACTGGAATCAAACGGTTTATCGGAACGCTCTCTGGCGGGACTTCCATATTTGCCAAGGTTTGTAAGAATTCGATTCGATCTTCCCTTGTTTCACCAAGCCCAAGAATCCCCCCACAGCATACCGCAATGCCGGCTTTACGCACACGCTCCACGGTATCCAGACGATCCTTAAAGGTTCTGGTGGTGGTTACTTTATCGTAATGGGAGGGTGAAGTATCAATATTATGGTTGTAATAGTCTAAACCGGCTTCTTTTAGTGCTAAAGCTTGCTCGTCTTTCAGCATGCCTAAGGTCATGCAGGTTTCAAGACCGAGCCCCTTAACCTGGGTTATCATTTCTTTCAGTTGCGGCATCGCTTTATCTGGAGGGCAGCGCCATGCAGCTCCCATACAAAATCGCTTTGCACCCTGTTCCTTAGCCTCTTTCGCTTTAACTAAAACTTGCTCAATGGACATTAATTTTTCTTTTTCCACGTGCGTACTATAGTGGCCGCTTTGTGAGCAGTAACCGCAATCTTCCGGGCATGCTCCTGTTTTTATGCTTAATAATTTTGCGAGTTGGATGGAGTTCGCAGGCTGATTTTCCTTATGGATTCGATGTGCTTCATAAAGCAGATCATTAAAGGGTTGTTCGTAGATGGCAGCTATTTCATGAAGATTCCATTGCTTGGATGTAGTCACATTTTCACCTTGCTGTTGTCAAATATTCTTTCTCTTAATGGGTCGACATGATAAAGTTCCGGCTTTTATTGTCAACCAAAAAATTTAATATGGTTAACGTCAACGACATTATTCAAAAAGATCTCAAACATTTTTGGCATCCCTGCACCCAAATGAAAGATTTTGAAATTTGTCCTCCTTTGGTCATTGAATCGGCTAAAGGCAGTTATCTTCATACGAACAAAGGACCGGTCATTGATGCCATTTCCAGTTGGTGGTGCAAATCTTTAGGTCATGGGCATCCTGCCATTCTCGAGGCAATCCAGTCACAACTTGGGCGATTTGAGCACGTAATTGGCGCCCATATAACGCATCCTTTGTTGATTGAGTTAGCAGAAAAACTTGCAAACATTAGCAACAATCAACATGTATTCTTTGCCAGTGATGGATCAAGTGCTGTAGAGATTGCAATTAAACTTGCTATGCATGCAGCTCAACTAAAGGGGCAAGGGCATCGCAAGCAATTCATTGCGTTGCAAGGAAGCTACCACGGAGAAACCTTGGCAACGCTTAGCGTCAGTGATCTGGGGCTCTATAAAAAACCTTACGACGGGTTTGGGGTTAGCTGCCATTTTCTTCACTCCCTTCCTTATGTCTGCAACACATCTGATCCCCTGTGGTCAAATTCTGAAACTTACTGGCCTTCTATTTTAGAGCAGCTTGAAGCCGTGAAAGAAAACTCATGCGCTATTCTGGTCGAACCTATCATTCAAGGTGCTGGGGGAATTCAATGTTATAGCGCCGATTTCTTAAAACGATTAGCCGCTTGGGCGAAAGAAAATGATTTGTTTCTAATTGCAGATGAAATCATGACTGGATTGGGGAGAACTGGCAAATGGCTTGCCTGCGATCATGCTGAAGTTCAGGCGGACTTAATTTGTTTATCAAAAGGATTAACCTCTGGCTCACTACCACTTAGTTGTGTATTGATTAAACATAACATTTACGAGTTGTTCTACGATGATTACGAAAAGGGCAACTCTTTTTTGCATTCACATACTTATAGTGGAAATGCTTTGGCTTTGAGCGCCGCGCTTGCAACCATAGAGGTAATGGAGCGTGAACAAATCAATGAACAGGCTGTAATTTTAGGGCGGCAAATGGAAGAAAATCTTAAGGAAATTGCCCAATTAACAGGACACTTAAGCAATGTACGCTCCATCGGTGCTGTGGCCGCCGCCGAACTGCCAAAAGACGGTTCCAGAAGGGTTGGATTCGAATTATATCAAGAAGCCCTAAAGCGTGGCGCCCTCTTAAGACCATTGGGGAGAACCTTATATTGGATGCCTCCACTCAATTGCGACAGACAGACTATTGAGAAATTAGCCGATATTACTCTAAACTCTATTAAAGCGCTTTATAGCCAATCAAGATGAAAAACAAACTCCAGGAGAGTTCGGCAACGGTACAGCAGGCACTGAATATTATTTGGATGCTGCTTACGGTCTTTTTTCTGCTAAATGCTTTATATTATCAGTGGATTCATTACAAGGAAGACACTCATCGTAAGTTGGAATCTATGGCTGATGAATCCCGCATCAAACTGGATAATTTAATTGAGAGCGTGCTTTCAACTGCATATTCCCTTCCACTTTCAGAGTTACACTCTTGCGAAAAGCTATTGCCCGTATTAAGAAATGCAATCTTTAGTAATCCCCAGATCTCAGGACTGGTTATCAGTAATTCCGATAATCAACCGATTTGCTCAACCTTAAATCAAACGAGTGGATTGCCTAAACCCTTTAGCAAGGGACCGGTATTGTTTGGGCCTGTAAAATTACCCTATCTGACTAATAAAGTTTTTTTACTACAGCAAAGGCTAGGCCAGAATTATATTGGCATATATCTCATTGGCCGCACGATTGAGCAAGCTTTCTCGTATACATCCCCTGAAGTGTTGGATGCTATCTTATACAACAAGAAAACTGGAAAAATCACTTTGCAGCGTGGCCAAAAAATTTTTTTTAAACTAAACGATTCCTCATTGCATTTGGCCGAGGCTCAATTGCAAAATTTGGATAATTTTAAAATAATTTTAGTGGGAAACTCCAAGCAATATAAAGATGCCCTGCTTTCCCATCTTCTTGTGGCGGGCTTGATCATTCTTTCCATTTCTATTTTTTTATATTTGCAGATCAAAAATATACTCAGTCAAAGATTTTCAATGTCTTATGCTTTAAAGACCGCACTTAAAAGTGATCGGTTCCATCCGGCCTACCAGCCGATTATGGATGCTTCGGAAAATCGCTTTTGCGCTGCCGAAGTATTGACCCGCTGGTTTACTGATGATGATGAAGTGTCCCCTGATGTTTTTATTGAGGAAGCGGAACAATCCGGTTTAATTGTTCCCATTACTTTAAAAGTGTTAAAAAAAGTGTTTAAAGAAACAAAGTCAATATTGGATCGCTATCCTTACTTTCATCTGGCTATAAATCTTTCTGCAAGCCATTTTCACGATAAACATTTTTTTGCCGATTTTTTTAAATTATGTGACGACTATCAAATTCAGCCCAGGCAAATTATGCTTGAGCTGACAGAAAGACAATTGCTGGATCAAGAAAATGCCGATTTAATGGCCAAGATGCATGAGTTGCGAGAAAAAGGTTATGCTCTAGCCATTGATGATTTTGGTACGGGACATGCTAGTATTAAATACCTTCAACACTTCCCATTTAATTTCTTGAAAATTGATAAAATTTTTATTCATGCCATAGGGACAGGAGCAATTACAGAAAGTTTAAGTCAGGCGATTATACACATGGCCAATTCTTTAAAACTTGAAATCATTGCTGAGGGAGTTGAGACTGAAGAGCAAGTTAATTTTTTAAAAAAATACCAGGTGAAATATATGCAAGGATGGTATTTTAGCAAAGCAGTACCCGTTGACCGTTTATATGAAATTATTACCGGGGTTGAACATGACTAATACAGGTCGAATATTCGCAATAACTGCATTATATTGGATAATATCCAACACATACGCAATCACTGTCGTTGAGTCCACCTATTGGAAATGCACCGTGTCGGATGCGGAAAATCGCCAATGGCCAGGCCAAGCCGATTATCAGGTTAGCGCTATTAATCGTGCTTTAGAAAACTGTAAACGGGAAAGTAAAGTCCCTAAAACTTGTAAAGCCGCAAAAGAAGCTTGCGAAATGATAGTAAATGGCGTCACAACTCGCCCAATGTGGCGTTGCCTCGCCCTTGATCAAGCTGCTGTACCCTGGTTTAGCAATATTTACGATCACGGTGATGACGCAGCCATGGCGGCTAAAGCCTATTGCCAGGCAAACAGTACTTTACCTGAAACTTGTTACGTGTATTTGTTCAACTGCCGCAATTTAAATATCCGGAATTTCTAATGTATTGCATTGGCTTAACTGGCAGCATTGCCAGTGGAAAATCCACGGTTGCCTCTTTTTTCAAAAGAAAGGGAGTTTCAGTGATTAGTGCCGATGAAATCTCCAGAGAAATAACAGCACCAGATGGTATTGCCTTGGCCATGATTGTACGTCATTTTGGGGAGTCAATTATTACGGCCAATGGAGAGCTAAATCGAACAGCACTCAGGCACATAATTTTTCAAAACCCAAATGAACGATTATGGTTGGAGCATTTGTTACATCCACTGATTAGACGACGCATCATGGAAGAGGTTAAGCGCAGTAACTCTCCTTATAATATGATTGAAATTCCTCTTTTAAAAGATCGGGATTTATACCCATACTTAAATCGGATTTTACTGATTACGGCGGATAAAGAGCAGCAAATTAAACGCGTTATGGCCCGGGATCAATGTTCGCGTCAACAAGCTGAAGCTATTTTGGCGGCGCAACCACCTGATCATGCACGCGAACGAATTGCTGATGACATTATTATTAACCATGG encodes the following:
- the bioB gene encoding biotin synthase BioB, with translation MTTSKQWNLHEIAAIYEQPFNDLLYEAHRIHKENQPANSIQLAKLLSIKTGACPEDCGYCSQSGHYSTHVEKEKLMSIEQVLVKAKEAKEQGAKRFCMGAAWRCPPDKAMPQLKEMITQVKGLGLETCMTLGMLKDEQALALKEAGLDYYNHNIDTSPSHYDKVTTTRTFKDRLDTVERVRKAGIAVCCGGILGLGETREDRIEFLQTLANMEVPPESVPINRLIPVEGTPLAKSPQVEGIELVRTIATARILMPKSVIRLTAGRTEMSDELQALCYFAGANSIFIGNKLLTEANPKQDKDNLLLSKLGIKAFESL
- a CDS encoding alpha/beta fold hydrolase; amino-acid sequence: MQLNIKIIGSGPALVFFHGWGFDHKVWLPLANTLATKYQLYLVDLPGFGLSPLMGWDQFKEELLNRLPERFVLVGWSMGGLFASKLALEAQEKILHLVNIASSPRFIKEGDWPGVEKIVFQNFFKNLAIDPHKTINDFISLQFRNLNHSPALDFHPTIAPLKKGLEILEQWDLREQLLNFKKPASYWFGRLDAITPIETMKAMQNHYPQFNYVLFPRAAHMPFLSHQFEFLEHLEYVLNETFFYNRH
- a CDS encoding EAL domain-containing protein is translated as MKNKLQESSATVQQALNIIWMLLTVFFLLNALYYQWIHYKEDTHRKLESMADESRIKLDNLIESVLSTAYSLPLSELHSCEKLLPVLRNAIFSNPQISGLVISNSDNQPICSTLNQTSGLPKPFSKGPVLFGPVKLPYLTNKVFLLQQRLGQNYIGIYLIGRTIEQAFSYTSPEVLDAILYNKKTGKITLQRGQKIFFKLNDSSLHLAEAQLQNLDNFKIILVGNSKQYKDALLSHLLVAGLIILSISIFLYLQIKNILSQRFSMSYALKTALKSDRFHPAYQPIMDASENRFCAAEVLTRWFTDDDEVSPDVFIEEAEQSGLIVPITLKVLKKVFKETKSILDRYPYFHLAINLSASHFHDKHFFADFFKLCDDYQIQPRQIMLELTERQLLDQENADLMAKMHELREKGYALAIDDFGTGHASIKYLQHFPFNFLKIDKIFIHAIGTGAITESLSQAIIHMANSLKLEIIAEGVETEEQVNFLKKYQVKYMQGWYFSKAVPVDRLYEIITGVEHD
- the bioD gene encoding dethiobiotin synthase, yielding MKRFFITGTDTDCGKTYVTCQILDYLNERTIKAKAIKPVASGAYESNGKLINEDVVHLQKHNGDGNLNINGWMFRPPISPHLAAKQEGVELNVKAIADFCNQAYQGLDCLLIEGAGGLMVPLNDEDSWLDFLNLSGIPAIVVVGMRVGCINHALLTAMTLKQAAIPCSGWIANCLNPGMPSLEESIETLKTKMSMPFLGRVDHKGHFKGFFPGCS
- a CDS encoding DUF502 domain-containing protein, translating into MKSKTLRRYLLAGLVVWLPIVVTFIVLHFIVEMLDKTIALLPDSYHPDRVFGVHIPGLGVILSLAIILLTGIIATNYFGERLVKMGEKILAKIPLVRSIYNASKQVINALFASNSQAFRKVLLVEYPRKDVWSIAFLTGNPNGSVISEHTGEEMVSLFIPTTPNPTSGFLLMVAKREAIEVDMTVDEALKFIISLGVMQPNLKHANSNLKNTSKQAAL
- the bioA gene encoding adenosylmethionine--8-amino-7-oxononanoate transaminase, with product MIKFRLLLSTKKFNMVNVNDIIQKDLKHFWHPCTQMKDFEICPPLVIESAKGSYLHTNKGPVIDAISSWWCKSLGHGHPAILEAIQSQLGRFEHVIGAHITHPLLIELAEKLANISNNQHVFFASDGSSAVEIAIKLAMHAAQLKGQGHRKQFIALQGSYHGETLATLSVSDLGLYKKPYDGFGVSCHFLHSLPYVCNTSDPLWSNSETYWPSILEQLEAVKENSCAILVEPIIQGAGGIQCYSADFLKRLAAWAKENDLFLIADEIMTGLGRTGKWLACDHAEVQADLICLSKGLTSGSLPLSCVLIKHNIYELFYDDYEKGNSFLHSHTYSGNALALSAALATIEVMEREQINEQAVILGRQMEENLKEIAQLTGHLSNVRSIGAVAAAELPKDGSRRVGFELYQEALKRGALLRPLGRTLYWMPPLNCDRQTIEKLADITLNSIKALYSQSR
- a CDS encoding aminotransferase class I/II-fold pyridoxal phosphate-dependent enzyme; translation: MMDTLLHQFCQELKDRGLYRARFIRSHDTLLNFSSNDYLSLSNEPLVKQAFQRGFKKYSAGSGGSMVVCGNHPMHKELEHNFAQELNADDAILFTSGYAANLAVVSLLARLKIKLCIDKGIHASIYDGIKLHKAEFKRFLHNNLASLDEQLNLINSPGTVVTEGIFSMSGEVAELSAMHLICKKSNAELIVDEAHAFGVLGHKGLGAVEHHGLTQQEVALRIIPFGKSLACQSAIVVGRKPWIEALLQAARSHIYSTAISPALSYGLLETFYIVLAADERRKKLYELVEHFRQAIKNSPLKWRHSSTAIQQLQLGCPHKALTYGAKLREKGIFCSPMREPTVTRKETGLRIILNYHHEPKDINFLFSQLHDIYATEH
- the coaE gene encoding dephospho-CoA kinase (Dephospho-CoA kinase (CoaE) performs the final step in coenzyme A biosynthesis.), with translation MYCIGLTGSIASGKSTVASFFKRKGVSVISADEISREITAPDGIALAMIVRHFGESIITANGELNRTALRHIIFQNPNERLWLEHLLHPLIRRRIMEEVKRSNSPYNMIEIPLLKDRDLYPYLNRILLITADKEQQIKRVMARDQCSRQQAEAILAAQPPDHARERIADDIIINHGSKQELELKIDNLHQQYLQFAKQIDM
- a CDS encoding FmdB family zinc ribbon protein, with product MPIYEYECKSCHHHFDLMQKIGDAPAKQCPQCFQDTAVRLVSAAGFQLKGTGWYVTDFKNKDKKEAKPGTKESSTSEPKSTETQPAKSDKKGDKD